One segment of Streptomyces roseifaciens DNA contains the following:
- a CDS encoding TetR/AcrR family transcriptional regulator has translation MNEETGLRERKKQRTRQTLSETAIALFLERGFDQVSVAEVAAAAEVSKPTLFRYFPAKEDLALHRIADHQGEAARVVRDRGSGTAPLAALRAHFHARLDAHDPVTGLCDVPAVLAFRDMLYSTPSLQARLTRYAAEDERALAEALAEAGADEVTAGLAAAQIIAVHHVLARDNWRRLASGRSAVAVLGAAHADAERAYDLLGAGLAPQGL, from the coding sequence GTGAACGAGGAGACGGGGCTGCGGGAGCGCAAGAAGCAGCGCACGCGGCAGACGCTGTCCGAGACCGCCATCGCGCTCTTCCTGGAGCGCGGCTTCGACCAGGTGTCGGTGGCCGAGGTGGCGGCGGCCGCGGAGGTGTCGAAGCCGACGCTGTTCCGCTACTTCCCCGCCAAGGAGGACCTGGCCCTCCACCGCATCGCCGACCACCAGGGGGAGGCGGCGCGCGTCGTGCGCGACCGCGGTTCCGGGACGGCGCCGCTGGCCGCCCTGCGCGCCCACTTCCACGCGCGGCTCGACGCCCACGACCCCGTCACGGGCCTGTGCGACGTCCCCGCCGTGCTGGCCTTCCGCGACATGCTCTACTCGACGCCCAGCCTGCAGGCCCGCCTCACGCGCTACGCCGCCGAGGACGAACGGGCACTGGCCGAAGCCCTGGCGGAGGCCGGTGCGGACGAGGTGACGGCGGGGCTCGCGGCGGCGCAGATCATCGCCGTCCACCACGTCCTGGCCCGGGACAACTGGCGGCGCCTGGCGTCCGGCCGCAGCGCCGTCGCCGTGCTGGGCGCGGCCCACGCCGACGCCGAGCGGGCGTACGACCTGCTCGGCGCCGGGCTGGCTCCTCAGGGGCTGTGA
- a CDS encoding branched-chain amino acid aminotransferase — protein sequence MTTPTIELKPSSHPLSDAEREQILANPGFGRHFTDHMVTIKWTEGRGWHDGQLVPYAPLSIDPANMTLHYAQTIFEGAKAYRQPDGSVAIFRPEENARRLQASARRLAMPELPVETFIEACDALVKQDNAWVPGSGEASLYLRPFMFATEVGLGVRPANEYMFVVIASPAGAYFPGGVKPVSVWLSEEYVRACPGGTGAAKAGGNYAASLVAQAQAMEHGCDQVVWLDAIERRWIEEMGGMNLYFVYGDKILTPELTGSLLPGITRASLMTIAADLGYEVAEGRISVDDWKNGCADGTLTEVFACGTAAVITPVGTVKSARDGWTVADGRPGEVTMKLRKALLDIQTGAAEDTHGWMHPLG from the coding sequence ATGACGACGCCCACGATCGAGCTCAAGCCCTCTTCGCACCCGCTGTCGGACGCGGAGCGGGAGCAGATCCTGGCCAACCCCGGCTTCGGCCGCCACTTCACCGACCACATGGTGACGATCAAGTGGACGGAAGGCCGGGGCTGGCACGACGGCCAGCTCGTTCCGTACGCGCCGCTGTCGATCGACCCGGCGAACATGACGCTGCACTACGCGCAGACGATCTTCGAGGGCGCCAAGGCGTACCGCCAGCCCGACGGCTCCGTGGCCATCTTCCGGCCGGAGGAGAACGCCCGCCGCCTGCAGGCCTCCGCCCGCCGCCTGGCCATGCCCGAACTGCCCGTCGAGACCTTCATCGAGGCGTGCGACGCCCTGGTGAAGCAGGACAACGCCTGGGTGCCCGGCTCCGGCGAGGCCTCGCTGTACCTGCGCCCGTTCATGTTCGCGACCGAGGTGGGCCTGGGCGTCCGCCCGGCCAACGAGTACATGTTCGTGGTCATCGCCTCGCCCGCCGGCGCCTACTTCCCCGGCGGCGTGAAGCCGGTCTCGGTGTGGCTGAGCGAGGAGTACGTGCGCGCGTGCCCCGGCGGCACCGGCGCCGCCAAGGCCGGCGGCAACTACGCGGCCTCCCTCGTCGCCCAGGCCCAGGCCATGGAGCACGGCTGCGACCAGGTCGTCTGGCTGGACGCCATCGAGCGCCGCTGGATCGAGGAAATGGGCGGCATGAACCTGTACTTCGTGTACGGGGACAAGATCCTCACCCCGGAGCTCACCGGCTCCCTCCTGCCGGGCATCACCCGCGCCTCCCTGATGACGATCGCCGCCGACCTCGGCTACGAGGTCGCGGAGGGCCGCATCTCCGTGGACGACTGGAAGAACGGCTGCGCCGACGGCACCCTCACCGAGGTCTTCGCCTGCGGCACCGCCGCCGTCATCACCCCGGTCGGCACCGTGAAGTCGGCACGTGACGGCTGGACGGTCGCCGACGGCCGGCCGGGCGAGGTCACGATGAAGCTCCGCAAGGCGCTCCTCGACATCCAGACCGGCGCCGCCGAGGACACCCACGGCTGGATGCACCCCCTGGGCTGA
- a CDS encoding YceI family protein, which produces MGLFSRKQSATPAVPAPRAVDPALAALTGDYTIDPAHSSIGFTVRHAMVTNVKGAFTEHEGTLGLDGTDPSRSTAAIDVRIASVDTGMKDRDAHLRGDDFFDAERFPLMSFRSTAAEQLGGDRYRITGDLTIKDVTRPLSIDLEFNGSATDVYGNERVGFEGGAEILRSDWGLTWNAALETGGVMVSDKVKLTFDISAVKAAPQA; this is translated from the coding sequence ATGGGCCTCTTCAGCCGCAAGCAGAGCGCAACCCCCGCCGTCCCCGCCCCGCGCGCCGTCGACCCCGCGCTGGCCGCCCTGACCGGCGACTACACCATCGACCCCGCCCACAGCAGCATCGGCTTCACCGTCCGCCACGCCATGGTCACCAACGTCAAGGGCGCCTTCACCGAGCACGAGGGCACCCTCGGCCTCGACGGCACCGACCCGTCCCGTTCCACGGCCGCCATCGACGTGCGGATCGCGAGCGTCGACACCGGCATGAAGGACCGCGACGCCCACCTGCGCGGCGACGACTTCTTCGACGCCGAGCGCTTCCCGCTGATGAGCTTCCGCTCCACCGCCGCCGAGCAGCTCGGCGGGGACCGCTACCGCATCACCGGCGACCTCACCATCAAGGACGTCACCCGCCCGCTCTCCATCGACCTGGAGTTCAACGGCTCGGCCACCGACGTCTACGGCAACGAGCGCGTCGGCTTCGAGGGCGGCGCCGAGATCCTGCGCTCCGACTGGGGCCTGACCTGGAACGCCGCCCTGGAGACCGGCGGGGTGATGGTCAGCGACAAGGTGAAGCTGACCTTCGACATCTCCGCGGTCAAGGCCGCCCCGCAGGCCTGA
- a CDS encoding polysaccharide lyase 8 family protein has protein sequence MLSGSAAPLPSAWTRRGFLAASVAGTLGITGAATAGARADDEAAFAALRARWRGLMLGTGFDPAAEPYASALRRTGELARTYRAGLAPGPGSLWPDAPFDPPSGITRSYARLHTMAQAHAQPGTGLTGDPALAADTLAGLDHVHARVYHPATTRYGNWWEWQIGSPRLLLDSLTLLYDQAGAARRTAFLAAVDHFVPDAMLGDYTGTSTGANRVDLCRVVALRGILGASAAKTALARDALSPVFPYVTRGDGLYADGSFVQHSRVAYSGTYGQVLLDGLGRLLALLRGSPWEITDPARRTVHDSVEKAYAPLVHDGLVMDSVSGRAVSRGLQGAEPGRQQQSDHQRGHALIAAVALLAGSASPAERTRWHAMIKGWAARDTTLPLLTDPALGVADLARLAAACAAPVPPAPAPVGHRLFPAMDRAVHRRPGWTANLAMASDRIAHYENGNGEHPRGWHTGAGMLYWWRAGDGAPYTDAFWPTADPYRMPGTTASAKPLADNEGGAWGEPRPDVRWVGGVTDGEFAVAGQHLKGLSSTLEARKTWIFAADAVVCLGAGITARDGTPVGTTVEHRNLGAHGAPALLVDGVPQPVTDGWSARYEAARWVHLEGHGGYVLPGGAPLHALREARTGAWRDINAGGAPDPVTRRYLTLWRPHGTDPAGAAYAYLLMPGAGPRAVAARAEDDAWLALLANTAACQAAHLPALGLTAAAFWAPGAAGSLAVTAPAAVLVRDRGRTATLHMAEPVRTGTPFEITWDRPVRRVTAHDATVRVLSTGDSLRLRVTPGTACAPHRCTVTLQ, from the coding sequence GTGCTGTCCGGTTCCGCCGCACCCCTCCCGTCCGCCTGGACCCGCAGAGGATTCCTCGCCGCCTCCGTCGCCGGCACCCTCGGCATCACCGGCGCCGCCACCGCCGGAGCCCGCGCCGACGACGAGGCCGCCTTCGCCGCCCTCCGCGCCCGCTGGCGCGGCCTCATGCTCGGCACCGGCTTCGACCCCGCCGCAGAGCCCTACGCCTCCGCCCTGCGCCGCACCGGAGAACTCGCCCGCACCTACCGCGCCGGACTCGCCCCGGGCCCCGGCTCGCTCTGGCCCGACGCCCCCTTCGACCCGCCCTCCGGCATCACCCGCAGCTACGCCCGCCTGCACACCATGGCCCAGGCCCACGCCCAGCCCGGCACGGGGCTGACCGGCGACCCGGCCCTGGCCGCCGACACCCTCGCCGGGCTCGACCACGTCCACGCCCGCGTCTACCACCCCGCCACCACCCGCTACGGCAACTGGTGGGAGTGGCAGATCGGCAGCCCCAGGCTCCTCCTCGACAGCCTCACCCTCCTGTACGACCAGGCCGGCGCCGCACGGCGTACCGCCTTCCTCGCTGCCGTCGACCACTTCGTCCCCGACGCGATGCTCGGCGACTACACCGGCACCAGCACCGGCGCCAATCGCGTCGACCTGTGCCGCGTCGTCGCCCTCCGCGGCATCCTCGGCGCCTCCGCCGCCAAGACCGCCCTCGCCCGCGACGCCCTCTCTCCGGTCTTCCCCTACGTGACCCGCGGCGACGGCCTCTACGCCGACGGCTCCTTCGTCCAGCACAGCCGCGTCGCCTACTCCGGCACCTACGGCCAGGTGCTGCTCGACGGACTCGGCCGGCTCCTCGCCCTGCTCCGCGGCTCCCCCTGGGAGATCACCGACCCGGCCCGGCGGACGGTCCACGACAGCGTCGAGAAGGCGTACGCCCCCCTCGTCCACGACGGGCTCGTCATGGACAGCGTCTCCGGCCGCGCCGTCAGCCGCGGCCTGCAGGGCGCCGAGCCCGGCCGGCAGCAGCAGAGCGACCACCAGCGCGGCCACGCCCTCATCGCCGCCGTCGCCCTCCTCGCCGGCAGCGCGAGCCCGGCCGAACGCACCCGCTGGCACGCGATGATCAAGGGCTGGGCCGCCCGCGACACCACCCTCCCGCTGCTCACCGACCCCGCCCTCGGCGTCGCCGACCTCGCCCGCCTCGCCGCCGCCTGCGCCGCCCCCGTGCCCCCCGCGCCCGCGCCCGTGGGGCACCGCCTCTTCCCCGCCATGGACCGGGCCGTGCACCGCCGCCCCGGCTGGACGGCCAACCTCGCCATGGCCTCCGACCGCATCGCCCACTACGAGAACGGCAACGGCGAGCACCCGCGCGGCTGGCACACCGGCGCCGGAATGCTCTACTGGTGGCGCGCGGGCGACGGCGCCCCGTACACGGATGCCTTCTGGCCCACCGCCGACCCCTACCGGATGCCCGGCACCACCGCCTCCGCCAAGCCGCTCGCCGACAACGAGGGCGGCGCATGGGGCGAGCCCCGGCCCGACGTGCGCTGGGTCGGGGGAGTGACGGACGGCGAGTTCGCCGTCGCCGGCCAGCACCTCAAGGGGCTCTCCTCCACCCTGGAGGCCCGCAAGACCTGGATCTTCGCCGCGGACGCCGTCGTCTGCCTCGGCGCGGGCATCACCGCGCGCGACGGCACCCCGGTCGGCACGACCGTCGAGCACCGCAACCTCGGCGCGCACGGGGCCCCCGCCCTCCTCGTCGACGGCGTGCCCCAGCCCGTCACCGACGGCTGGAGCGCCCGCTACGAAGCCGCCCGCTGGGTCCACCTCGAAGGCCACGGCGGCTACGTCCTCCCCGGCGGCGCCCCGCTCCACGCCCTGCGCGAGGCCCGCACCGGCGCCTGGCGCGACATCAACGCCGGCGGCGCCCCCGACCCCGTCACCCGGCGCTACCTCACCCTCTGGCGCCCCCACGGCACCGATCCCGCCGGCGCCGCGTACGCCTACCTCCTCATGCCCGGCGCGGGGCCCCGCGCCGTGGCCGCCCGCGCCGAGGACGACGCCTGGCTCGCCCTCCTCGCCAACACCGCCGCCTGCCAGGCCGCGCACCTGCCCGCCCTCGGCCTCACCGCCGCCGCCTTCTGGGCCCCCGGCGCCGCCGGCTCCCTCGCCGTCACGGCCCCCGCCGCCGTACTCGTCCGCGACCGCGGCCGGACCGCTACCCTCCATATGGCCGAACCGGTCCGGACCGGAACGCCCTTCGAGATCACCTGGGACCGCCCCGTGCGCCGGGTGACGGCGCACGACGCCACGGTGCGCGTCCTGTCGACAGGCGACAGCCTCCGGCTGCGCGTCACCCCCGGCACCGCCTGCGCCCCCCACCGCTGCACCGTGACCCTGCAATGA
- a CDS encoding acyl-CoA carboxylase subunit beta, with amino-acid sequence MSNLEGAPVEASDVRGRVAELHAIREQVRRGPSERATQAQKAKGKLTARERIDLLLDEGSFSEVEPLRRHRASGFGLESKKPYTDGVITGWGTVHGRTVFVYAHDFRIFGGALGEAHATKIHKIMDMAIAAGAPLVSLNDGAGARIQEGVSALAGYGGIFQRNTKASGVIPQISVMLGPCAGGAAYSPALTDFVFMVRETSQMFITGPDVVRAVTGEEITQNGLGGADVHAETSGVAHFAYDDEETCLEEVRYLLSLLPQNNRENPPRVASEDPADRLGEALLDLVPADGNRPYDMRKVIEEIVDEGEYLEIHERWATNIICSLARLDGQVVGIVANQPQSLAGVLDIEASEKAARFIQMCDAFNIPIITLLDVPGFLPGVDQEHGGIIRHGAKLLYAYCNATVPRISVILRKAYGGAYIVMDSQSIGADLTYAWPTNEIAVMGAEGAANVIFRKQIAEADDPEAMRARMVKEYKAELMHPYYAAERGLIDDVIDPVETRQVLIRSLAMLATKHADLPSRKHGNPPQ; translated from the coding sequence ATGAGCAATCTCGAAGGTGCGCCCGTAGAGGCGAGTGACGTCCGTGGGCGCGTCGCCGAGCTGCACGCCATTCGCGAGCAGGTTCGGCGTGGTCCGAGCGAGCGGGCGACCCAGGCCCAGAAGGCCAAGGGGAAGCTGACGGCCCGGGAGCGTATCGACCTCCTGCTGGACGAAGGGTCCTTCTCGGAGGTGGAGCCGCTGCGCCGGCACCGCGCCTCGGGGTTCGGACTGGAGAGCAAGAAGCCCTACACCGACGGTGTGATCACCGGCTGGGGCACGGTGCACGGCCGCACCGTGTTCGTCTACGCGCACGACTTCCGGATCTTCGGCGGCGCGCTGGGCGAGGCCCACGCCACCAAGATCCACAAGATCATGGACATGGCCATCGCCGCCGGCGCGCCCCTGGTGTCGCTGAACGACGGTGCCGGTGCCCGTATCCAGGAGGGCGTCTCCGCCCTGGCCGGCTACGGCGGCATCTTCCAGCGCAACACCAAGGCCTCCGGCGTCATCCCGCAGATCTCCGTGATGCTCGGCCCCTGCGCGGGCGGCGCGGCCTACTCGCCGGCCCTGACCGACTTCGTGTTCATGGTCCGCGAGACCTCGCAGATGTTCATCACCGGCCCCGACGTCGTCCGCGCCGTCACCGGCGAGGAGATCACCCAGAACGGCCTCGGCGGTGCGGACGTGCACGCCGAGACCTCGGGCGTTGCGCACTTCGCGTACGACGACGAGGAGACCTGCCTGGAGGAGGTCCGCTACCTCCTGTCGCTGCTGCCGCAGAACAACCGGGAGAACCCGCCGCGCGTGGCGAGCGAGGACCCCGCCGACCGGCTGGGCGAGGCCCTGCTGGACCTGGTGCCCGCCGACGGCAACCGCCCGTACGACATGCGCAAGGTCATCGAGGAGATCGTCGACGAGGGCGAGTACCTGGAGATCCACGAGCGCTGGGCCACCAACATCATCTGCTCCCTGGCCCGGCTCGACGGCCAGGTCGTCGGCATCGTCGCCAACCAGCCGCAGTCGCTGGCCGGCGTCCTCGACATCGAGGCCAGCGAGAAGGCCGCGCGCTTCATCCAGATGTGCGACGCCTTCAATATTCCGATCATCACTCTTCTGGACGTCCCCGGCTTCCTCCCCGGCGTCGACCAGGAGCACGGTGGAATCATCCGCCACGGCGCCAAGCTGCTGTACGCCTACTGCAACGCCACGGTGCCGCGCATCTCGGTCATCCTGCGCAAGGCCTACGGCGGCGCGTACATCGTCATGGACTCGCAGTCCATCGGCGCGGACCTGACCTACGCCTGGCCGACCAACGAGATCGCGGTGATGGGCGCGGAGGGCGCCGCCAACGTGATCTTCCGCAAGCAGATCGCCGAGGCGGACGACCCCGAGGCGATGCGGGCGCGCATGGTCAAGGAGTACAAGGCCGAGCTGATGCACCCGTACTACGCCGCCGAGCGCGGACTGATCGACGACGTGATCGACCCCGTCGAGACCCGGCAGGTGCTGATCCGCTCGCTGGCCATGCTGGCCACGAAGCACGCCGACCTGCCCTCCCGCAAGCACGGCAATCCGCCCCAGTAA
- a CDS encoding FAD-dependent monooxygenase has product MTTTTAAADATTATDAPDATDVLIVGAGPTGLTLACTLARAGATVRVIDKSREFHRASRGKGLNQRSRELFDDLGAGSGATASGIEHITLRKYRDGVAVADTVTFGDRTPTPDTPYASGLIVPQWRTEEVLRDKLAEYGVAPELGCELTGFAQSTDGVVATLADGRRIEAAYLVGCDGGHSPVRKALGVGFEGATDAEECMVVGDVRVDGLDPAYWHQWFDEDAAVLLCPFRGSAHWQLQGSPERGADGRPAKPTLESFQRLVDRCSRDTGIRLSDPTWLSSYRINVRMADRFRVGRVFLAGDAAHVHSIAGGLGMNTGIQDAFNLGWKLAHVVLGRAAPGLLDTYEEERLPVAAWTLDLTNERLRAVTEGVKEAGIGTEAVLTDDVTTLGVGYGWSSLAWGGAKAGGRAPDAPCRNGRLFDVFAGPHFTLLGFGRGSAAALTEAGEKCAGLLRTHLIEDGDDPDGHARRAYGVEGDGLVLVRPDNHIALSAGADRGAEVVDRLLRLGR; this is encoded by the coding sequence ATGACGACGACCACCGCCGCCGCCGACGCGACGACCGCCACTGACGCCCCCGACGCAACCGACGTCCTGATCGTGGGCGCCGGGCCCACCGGACTCACCCTCGCCTGCACCCTCGCCCGCGCCGGAGCGACCGTACGGGTCATCGACAAGTCCCGGGAGTTCCACCGCGCCTCGCGCGGCAAGGGCCTCAACCAGCGCAGCCGCGAGCTCTTCGACGACCTCGGCGCGGGCTCCGGGGCCACCGCCTCGGGCATCGAGCACATCACCCTGCGCAAGTACCGCGACGGCGTCGCGGTCGCCGACACCGTCACCTTCGGGGACCGCACGCCCACGCCCGACACCCCGTACGCCAGCGGGCTGATCGTGCCCCAGTGGCGCACCGAGGAGGTCCTGCGCGACAAGCTGGCGGAGTACGGCGTGGCGCCCGAACTCGGGTGCGAGCTGACCGGATTCGCCCAGAGCACGGACGGCGTCGTCGCGACGCTCGCCGACGGGCGGCGCATCGAGGCCGCCTACCTGGTCGGCTGCGACGGCGGCCACAGTCCGGTGCGCAAGGCCCTGGGCGTGGGCTTCGAGGGGGCGACCGACGCCGAGGAGTGCATGGTGGTCGGCGACGTCCGCGTCGACGGTCTCGACCCCGCCTACTGGCACCAGTGGTTCGACGAGGACGCGGCGGTCCTGCTCTGCCCCTTCCGCGGCAGCGCCCACTGGCAGCTGCAGGGCAGCCCCGAACGCGGCGCCGACGGCCGGCCGGCCAAACCGACGCTGGAGTCGTTCCAGCGGCTCGTCGACCGCTGCTCCCGGGACACCGGCATCCGGCTGTCCGACCCCACCTGGCTCTCCAGCTACCGCATCAACGTGCGGATGGCCGACCGCTTCCGCGTCGGCCGGGTCTTCCTCGCCGGGGACGCGGCCCACGTCCACTCCATCGCGGGCGGCCTGGGCATGAACACCGGCATCCAGGACGCCTTCAACCTCGGCTGGAAGCTCGCGCACGTGGTGCTCGGCCGCGCCGCGCCGGGCCTGCTGGACACGTACGAGGAGGAGCGGCTGCCCGTCGCCGCCTGGACGCTCGACCTCACGAACGAGCGGCTGCGCGCGGTGACCGAGGGCGTGAAGGAGGCCGGCATCGGCACGGAGGCGGTCCTCACGGACGACGTCACCACACTGGGCGTCGGCTACGGCTGGAGCTCGCTGGCATGGGGCGGCGCGAAGGCCGGCGGGCGGGCGCCCGACGCGCCCTGCCGGAACGGCCGGCTCTTCGACGTCTTCGCCGGGCCGCACTTCACGCTGCTCGGCTTCGGCCGGGGGAGCGCGGCGGCCCTCACGGAGGCGGGGGAGAAGTGTGCGGGCCTGCTGCGCACGCACCTCATCGAGGACGGGGACGACCCCGACGGACACGCCCGCCGTGCGTACGGGGTGGAAGGGGACGGGCTCGTGCTCGTACGGCCCGACAACCACATCGCGCTGAGCGCGGGTGCGGACCGAGGCGCCGAGGTCGTCGACCGTCTGCTGCGCCTCGGCCGGTGA
- the cimA gene encoding citramalate synthase, whose product MTDATDGPDDRFHVFDTTLRDGAQREGINLTVADKLTIARHLDDFGVGFIEGGWPGANPRDTEFFQRAREEIGFRHAQLVAFGATRKAGVRAEDDRQVAALLDSGAPVVTLVAKSHDRHVELALRTTLDENLAMVRDTVSYLRGHGRRVFVDCEHFFDGHRANPEYALQVVRTAHEAGADVVVLCDTNGGMLPAQVGATVREVIEATGARLGIHAQDDTGCAVANTLAAVDAGATHVQCTANGYGERVGNANLFPVVAALELKYGRRVLPAGALAEMTRISHAIAEVVNLTPSTHQPYVGVSAFAHKAGLHASAIKVDPDLYQHIDPERVGNTMRMLVSDMAGRASIELKGKELGVDLGGDRELIGRVVERVKERELAGYTYEAADASFELLLREEAEGRARRYYRVESWRAIAEDRPDGIHANEATVKLWAKGERIVATAEGNGPVDALDRALRVALERIYPQLAALKLTDYKVRILEGGRGTGSITRVLVSTSDERGEWSTVGVAENVIAASWQALDDAYAYGLLRAGVEPLE is encoded by the coding sequence ATGACGGACGCAACCGACGGCCCCGACGATCGCTTTCACGTCTTCGACACCACCCTGCGCGACGGTGCGCAGCGCGAGGGAATCAACCTCACCGTCGCGGACAAGCTGACCATCGCCCGGCACCTGGACGACTTCGGCGTCGGCTTCATCGAGGGCGGCTGGCCGGGCGCCAACCCCCGGGACACCGAGTTCTTCCAGCGCGCCCGGGAGGAGATCGGCTTCCGCCACGCGCAGCTCGTCGCCTTCGGCGCCACGCGCAAGGCCGGAGTGCGGGCCGAGGACGACCGGCAGGTCGCCGCGCTGCTCGACTCCGGCGCCCCGGTGGTCACCCTCGTCGCCAAGTCCCACGACCGCCACGTCGAACTCGCCCTGCGCACCACCCTCGACGAGAACCTCGCCATGGTGCGGGACACCGTCTCGTACCTGCGCGGGCACGGCCGCCGCGTCTTCGTCGACTGCGAGCACTTCTTCGACGGCCACCGGGCCAACCCGGAGTACGCCCTCCAGGTCGTCCGCACCGCGCACGAGGCGGGCGCCGACGTAGTGGTGCTGTGCGACACCAACGGCGGCATGCTCCCCGCCCAGGTCGGTGCGACCGTGCGGGAGGTCATCGAGGCGACCGGCGCGCGCCTCGGCATCCACGCGCAGGACGACACCGGCTGCGCGGTCGCCAACACGCTCGCCGCCGTGGACGCCGGCGCCACGCACGTGCAGTGCACCGCCAACGGCTACGGCGAGCGCGTCGGCAACGCCAACCTCTTCCCCGTCGTCGCCGCCCTGGAGCTCAAGTACGGCCGCCGGGTGCTGCCCGCGGGGGCGCTGGCCGAGATGACGCGCATCTCGCACGCCATCGCCGAGGTCGTCAACCTCACGCCGTCCACGCACCAGCCCTACGTGGGCGTCTCGGCGTTCGCGCACAAGGCCGGCCTGCACGCCTCCGCGATCAAGGTCGACCCGGACCTGTACCAGCACATCGACCCCGAGCGGGTCGGCAACACCATGCGCATGCTGGTCTCCGACATGGCCGGCCGCGCCTCCATCGAGCTCAAGGGCAAGGAGCTCGGGGTCGACCTCGGCGGCGACCGGGAGCTCATCGGCCGCGTCGTGGAGCGGGTCAAGGAGCGCGAACTGGCGGGCTACACCTACGAGGCGGCCGACGCCTCGTTCGAGCTGCTGCTGCGCGAGGAGGCCGAGGGGCGCGCCCGGCGCTACTACCGCGTGGAGTCCTGGCGGGCCATCGCCGAGGACCGGCCGGACGGCATCCACGCCAACGAGGCCACCGTGAAGCTGTGGGCCAAGGGCGAGCGCATCGTCGCCACGGCCGAGGGCAACGGCCCGGTCGACGCCCTGGACCGGGCGCTGCGCGTCGCCCTGGAGCGCATCTATCCGCAGCTGGCCGCGCTCAAGCTGACCGACTACAAGGTGCGCATCCTGGAGGGCGGCCGCGGCACGGGGTCGATCACCCGCGTCCTGGTCTCCACGAGCGACGAGCGCGGCGAGTGGTCGACGGTCGGCGTCGCCGAGAACGTCATCGCCGCCTCGTGGCAGGCGCTCGACGACGCCTACGCGTACGGGCTGCTGCGGGCGGGCGTCGAGCCGCTGGAGTGA
- a CDS encoding MFS transporter, with the protein MGQHWKKIWVGSAGNMVEWFDWFVYASFATYFAGAFFPAGNDTAKLMNTAGIFAVGFFMRPVGGWLLGRVGDRKGRKAALTMTVTLMSASAVLIAIAPTYAVAGYGGVAVLLVARLLQGLSVGGEYAASATYLTEASAPGRRGFASSFQYVSMTAGQILGLGLQIVLQHTLSSDELHSWGWRIPFIVGALGAAVIFYLRRNMLETEAYTEATAESTEESAAQAAERGTIRALMRHKREAFLVIALTMGGTVAYYTYTTYLTKYLSNSAGLPKQTATLVSFCALIVFACLQPLAGALSDRIGRRPLLITFAVGSTFLTVPIMTLLKHAGSFWPALGLSLLALVVVTGYTSINACVKAELFPTGIRSLGVALPYAIANALFGGTAEYVALWFKKGGIESGFYWYVAGCAAVSLVVYLTMRETRDIDLKRVGRAPGALPEAGAGKDAGKVPAS; encoded by the coding sequence ATGGGACAGCACTGGAAGAAGATCTGGGTCGGTTCGGCCGGCAACATGGTCGAGTGGTTCGACTGGTTCGTCTACGCGTCGTTCGCGACGTACTTCGCGGGCGCCTTCTTCCCCGCGGGCAACGACACCGCGAAGCTGATGAACACCGCCGGCATCTTCGCCGTCGGCTTCTTCATGCGCCCCGTGGGCGGCTGGCTGCTCGGCCGGGTGGGCGACCGCAAGGGCCGCAAGGCGGCGCTCACCATGACCGTCACCCTGATGTCCGCCTCCGCCGTGCTCATCGCGATCGCCCCGACCTACGCGGTCGCGGGCTACGGCGGCGTCGCCGTCCTCCTCGTGGCCCGGCTGCTGCAGGGCCTGTCGGTGGGAGGGGAGTACGCGGCCAGCGCCACGTACCTGACGGAGGCCTCCGCGCCGGGCCGCCGCGGCTTCGCCTCCAGCTTCCAGTACGTCTCCATGACGGCGGGGCAGATCCTCGGCCTGGGGCTGCAGATCGTCCTGCAGCACACGCTCTCCAGCGACGAGCTGCACAGCTGGGGCTGGCGCATCCCCTTCATCGTGGGCGCGCTCGGGGCGGCCGTCATCTTCTACCTCCGGCGCAACATGCTGGAGACGGAGGCGTACACGGAGGCCACGGCGGAGAGCACGGAGGAGAGCGCCGCGCAGGCGGCGGAGCGCGGCACCATCCGCGCCCTCATGCGGCACAAGCGCGAGGCCTTCCTCGTCATCGCCCTCACCATGGGCGGCACCGTCGCGTACTACACGTACACCACCTACCTGACGAAGTACCTCTCCAACAGCGCGGGCCTGCCCAAGCAGACCGCGACCCTGGTCAGCTTCTGCGCGCTGATCGTCTTCGCCTGTCTGCAGCCGCTCGCGGGCGCCCTCTCCGACCGCATCGGCCGCCGCCCCCTGCTGATCACCTTCGCGGTGGGCTCGACCTTCCTCACCGTGCCGATCATGACGCTGCTCAAGCACGCCGGCTCGTTCTGGCCGGCCCTCGGCCTGTCCCTGCTCGCCCTGGTCGTCGTCACCGGCTACACCTCGATCAACGCCTGCGTGAAGGCCGAGCTGTTCCCGACGGGCATCCGGTCGCTGGGCGTGGCCCTGCCGTACGCGATCGCCAACGCGCTCTTCGGCGGCACGGCCGAGTACGTGGCCCTGTGGTTCAAGAAGGGCGGCATCGAGTCGGGCTTCTACTGGTACGTGGCGGGCTGCGCCGCGGTGTCGCTGGTCGTCTACCTGACGATGCGGGAGACGCGCGACATCGACCTCAAGCGGGTGGGGCGCGCGCCCGGGGCCCTTCCGGAGGCGGGCGCGGGCAAGGACGCGGGCAAGGTGCCCGCATCCTGA